Below is a genomic region from Mycoplasma phocoeninasale.
ACGGATATATTAAAGAATTACTTGATTACATGCTAATCAATGGTGGTTTACCACTAGACGCTTTAGAAAAGGTTATACAAAAAGCATATAATCTAAAATAATTACAACCCGAAAAGCCAAGCTAAAAAGTTTTGGCTTTTTTTAATTATAAGAAACTTCTAAACTTTACTCCACGTATTTAAAGTAAACAAAAAAATAAATAAAAACACTCCAGTAATGGAATGTTAAATATTTTTTATTGTTAAATTATTTATTTTCAACACTTACTTTTTCTGTTTCGATAATGACTTTATTTTCAAAATTAAGTGATTTAATTGTTTTAAAATCCGATTCTAGTTCGATGAATGCCTCTAGTTTAGCTTCTTTTATCTTAAAAGTAGCCATTTCGTTTTCTTGCAAATATTTATAGATTTTTTTAAAAAATTCGGCAGTTAAATATCCTAAATAGCCTTCTTTTTGATCAAAATAATGAATTGAATCATTGTCATAGTAGTAATATGAAATTGACGTTACTAAATTTTTTATTGAAAGAAAAAATTCTTTTGTTGTCACTTTACTTTTTCTGTCTTCATTATATTTATCAAAGATTTCTTTAAGATCAATCGAATAAATTTTTGATTTTGTCTCTGTGATATTAGTAATGTCATGTCGGTCTAAAATTTTACTAACAATTGAATTAAGTTCAGGGCTAGCGGAAAAAAACTTCAGTTCGTTTTTATATCTAACGCCATGCTCTTGAGATTTAGAATCATTATCCATTTTATTAATGGTTCCTAGATTTGTTGACATAATATCAATTCTATTCCCAGAGTTTTGTGTGAAGATAGCTTCATTATTAGTTTCAGAAAGTTCGACCTTATTAGCATCATCAGGGAAGAATTTGCTGCGTTTAATATTTGCTTTTGAATTTACAGCTAGTGGAATTGCGATAACAGCAACAATTGGAACCAGTATACCTAAAAACATTGCGGTAGTTGCAACAATTTTTTTCTTATTTTTTCTGTTAGGGGCCCCTACTTTTTTAGTTTCTAAATTATTTAAATTCATTTCATTTTTGTTGTCATTTGATTCCATAATAGCCCTTCCCTCTTATCTTACATATTTCTTTCATAGTTCTTTGATGCGATGTAAATTTGCGCCTGCTTTACTACAATCACCGCTAAGAGTCCGATTGCGTAAATAGCAGAGAAAGTGAATCATAATTCGATATTTATAAAAATCGTTAGGCTCTGGCATTTCATAAGCTTTTCAGAACGCTATCTCTGAGGCTGATTTAAGATGAGTATTTTCAAACATATAAGCAATATCTAAAAAACGTGAATTGCGATATGACATTGCTCAGTCAATAATGTATAAATTTAGATTATCAGTGAAAAAAATGTTATCTAAATTTAGATTATTATGACAGTTTGCATCTGGTTTAATTTCTTTTAACCACTTTATAATTTTAGCATACATTGCCTTATCACAGAAATCTTCTTTAAGTACTCTTTTGTCAATATTCTCTAAATATCAACCAACTTTTTTGTCAAGAATATATTCCGGGAAGATATGATCAGAATCATGGTATGTTCGCATTGCCTTAGCCAGAATTTTAATTTGGCGAACATTAATTTCTTGCGTTTGTGGACAATTGAGTCATTTTCAAACCAAAATATTATCATCTTCATAGACATAAGTTGGAACAAAATAAAAATCCTCAATGCTTTTAATACTTAATCGATTGTCAAACTGACTATGGTTTTTTTGAACAATAAAACGGTTAGGACTTAAAAAGTTTTTATTGTTATATTGATTCATTGAAGCACTCATGACATTGTTCGGTACTGAAAGATTGGCATATATTTTTTTATAAACAAATTCATTATAAATTTTAAGCATATAAACATAGTCGTCAAATTTTTGTGTGCTAAGACCAAAAAAATTAATAATTAATTGCTTATTAATCCCTAAAAAATATAAGCAAACTGGGTCAACATAGCGAGAGTTTAGAGTGCTGAATTCAAAATCAATTAATTTAATAAAACCATGTTTATTAACTAAAATATTTTGTCTTTTTAAATTGTTATGGCTTAAAACTAGTTCGTCGTTTTTATATTTTTTAACAAGTTCTAAATATTTTTTATCGCGAATAGGGTATTTTAGTCAATTAAATTTTTCAACTAAAATATTTAAATTTTGAAAATTTTTAACGCAGTGTAGGATTGACCAAGAAATTTTATCATCAATTTTAATCTTAAAGAAATCAACAGCTGAAAATCATTTTCTAATTACAACCCCATTTTTAAAATATAGATAGTCATTAAAATGGGAAACAATTTCCATTTCATTATCGTAACTAATTTTAATGATATTGCGAGGAATTCTAATTTGAACTCATTTATTATCAAGTTTGCCTATATAACTTTTGTTATGAAAATCCTCATAGTAAAAACGAATGATCGAAATTTTTTGTGCTAGGTCAGCGCCGAATTCTTTTTTTAGAATTGAATAAACATCAGAAAATTTCGCATTTTTATGTTTATTCAAATTCAAGTTAATTGGTAGCGGAAATTTTACACTCATAAATTAATATTGATATTTATCCAAATACAACTTCATGTATTTTTCGACCCTTTTTAAATATAAGCTATCATCAAATGGCTTAACCTTGTGCTTATTAATTCATAATACAATTAAAGCATTGACAATAATTCGATGAACTAGCAAATATTTCTCTTCATAATCATCACCATATCCTTCAAAAAAGCTCTGCTCTTGTTGTTCTGAAAGATTACTTGATTCAAGGAAATAGGCTAAGTCAAAGTGAACATCACCCATTGTCGCATATTCTCAATCAGTAATATAAATCTTATTTTTATCAGTCTTAATAAAGTTGAACAACCACAAATCACTATGAACTGGAGCTGAAGTATCAATATTTTTTAAAAATAAATTGATCTTTTTGTAGTATTTGTCAAGAATAGGGATCTTTCTTCCTAGTTGTGATATTTTTTCACGGTAAACTTTAAAGCGGCGAGCAATTTGATTCTCTTTAGCAAATGGTAATTTTGAGTTATGTAGAGTTATTAGCAGTTTGCCAATTTCTCGTAGCTCTTCATTGCTAATCTCCGTCGCTAGTATTGTTTTGCCGTCAATTCATTCGGTAACTAATCTTTCATCGTCTTCAAATATTTTTTTAGGAGCAAAATCTAAATTTGAAATAATCTCGTATGGAGTTTTATGGTTGAAATCATCGTAATGTTTTATTTTAATAAAGGTATTATTTTCATCATCTTTGTAAGTTTTATTAGTAAAACCTTGATTCTTTAGTAGTGTTATCATATTATCTTAGAAGTCAATGTTTGATGCATATTTTGCATTTTCTTGAATAAAATCACGACGTGGTTCAATTTCATCGCCCATTAATGTCTCGAAGGTCATTTCACAGATGGCAACATCATCGATTTGAACCTGAAGCATTTTACGGGTGGCAGGATCCATTGTAGTTTCCCAAAGTTGTTCTGGGTCCATTTCCCCTAACCCTTTGTATCTTTGAATTGAAACATTTCTTTTGTCTTCTAGATTAGCAAGAATTTCATCCCTTTGATTATCATTGTAAGCATATTCGACAATTTTTCCAGTTGATATTTTATATAGTGGTGGCTGAGCGATATATACAAATCCGTATTCAATTAATGGGCGCATATGTGAATAGAAAAATGTTAGTAGTAGTGTTGTGATGTGAGCTCCATCGACGTCGGCATCGGTCATAATAACAATTTTGTGATATTTTAATTTATTGATATTAAAATCTTCACCAATGCCTGTGCCAAGGGCATTAATCATTGTAGCAATTTCTTTATTAGCTAAGACAGTTGAAATGTCATTTTTCTTTGAGTTAATAACTTTTCCCCGTAGTGGCAGAATTGCTTGAATTGCTCGGTCACGTCCCATTTTGGCTGAACCACCAGCTGAGTTACCTTCGACAATAAATAATTCACGTAATTCAGGATTTTTAGAAGAACAGTCTGCTAGTTTTCCTGGAAGTCCACTGATATCCATGTCGTTTTTCTTATTTAAATTCTTTTGCGCTTCTTCGTTGATTCGATTTTTACGGTTTTCTAAACATTTTTCGATATATCTTTTAGCAAATTCAGGATTTTCGGCCATAAATCTTTCAAGTTTAAGTGAAACAATTTTATTAGTTGCAATTCTGGCATCTTTACTTTCTAGTTTAGCTTTAGTTTGACCTTCAAAGATTGGATCGGTGTGCTTAACTGAAATAATTGCATATAGGCCTGGTTTAATGTCATCCCTTGTGAACTTATCAAAATTACCTTTAACTAACTTATTTTCTTCAACATAGTTGTTAAAAATTCTAATTAAAGCATCATATAACCCTTGAACATGAGTTCCACCTTCACTGGTGTTAATATTATTGGCATAAGATAGGATATTTGAAAAATTATCATTATTATATTGCATTACCACCTCAACCATAACATCAGCTGAGTTAGTAATAGTTTTATCTCTAAATGTACCTTCAGCATAAATAAGTTCTGGTACAATCGCTTTTTTAACGTGGCTAATTTGACCAAAGTAATCAATTATTCCACCTTCATAGTAGTAGCTTATTTTATTATCGGCAGCAACGTCGCAAATATTAATACGTAGCCCACGATTTAAAAATGCCATTTGTTTGGAGTGATCTAAAATATTTCCAAACTCAATGTTGTTTTTTTCCATAATGGCATAATCAGGGTGAAATTTAATTCTTGTTCCAGTTTCTTCTAGTGGAACTTCACCAATCACCTCTAGTGGTTTTACTGGATATCCGCCATTAATAAATTTTTGATAGTGAAGTTTACCATCTCTTTTAACTCAAACTTCAAAAACGTCACTTAGAGCATTAACAACTGATGCTCCAACCCCATGAAGTCCTCCAGATACCTTGTAAGTATCACTATCAAATTTTCCTCCAGCATGTAAAACTGTTAGTATTGTTTCAACAGCTGATTTTTTAGTTTTTTCATGAATACCAACCGGCATTCCTCTTCCGTTGTCAATTACTTCAACAACATTATCAGGATATAAATTAATATCAATTGATGTGGCAAAACCCGCCATTGCTTCATCAACTGAGTTATCGACGATTTCCCAGATTAGGTGATGAAGTCCCTTTGATCCAATTGACCCAATATACATTCCAGGTCTTTTTCTAACGGCTTCAAGTCCTTCTAGAACCTGAATATTATCAGCCTCATATTTGTGTACATCTTCTGTTCTACTCATAGACTACCTCACTTTAGTTTGTTATTTAATTTTTTTCATAATTTAAAATCATTTTTAATGCACTATACACGGCAAATATGCACTAATAAATATAATTATATAAGAAAATATGCGCTTTTTTTCTTTGCACAAAAAACCAACCGAAGTTGGTTAGTTTTAGAATTTCATTTCTGATAGTGAAGATGTGTCGACATCTTGTCTTTCTTGTTCACTAGCAGAAAATAATGGTTGGTTATAAGCTCCAATTTTTTTAGCAACGCAATTGGTTCAGAAAGTATAAATTTGTGAGTTAAATGAGTTAACTTTCATATTATAAATTCTAATGGTTGAATATATTTCATCTTCTTGTAAAGCTATTTCAGTATTGAATTGTAAGAACAATTGACTTGCTTTTAAATCAGGGTATGCTTCAAATTGTAAGTTAATATTTCTTTGAATACTATCCAATTGTGCCTTCAATTCAGTAACGTTGTTTTCATTTTCTAATTCAACTAGTTTTGATCTCATTCTAGTAACTTCTGTTAATGTTGAGTTTTCGAATTTTGCATAGCCTTTTACGGCATCTAGTTGTTTAATTAATGTTGCTCTTCTTTTCTTTTCAGCAGCTTGAATAAGTGACGAAGCTTCTTGAATTTCATTGATTTTTCTTAGTAAGTAATTCTTTCTAACATAGTAGCCGATAAGAAAAAAACCAAGAGTAAGAAAAAAGAATAAAACGAATAAGAATTTTTCAAAACCGGTTGGTTCTGGTTTTTTTATTGTATTATCAACATTGGGCTTAAAACCTTCATTAGATTGTGGATTTCTTGTGTCAAATAACATTTTTTTCTCCTTGTACGTTAATAATTATACTATTAAATTGGTTTAAATAATTCCATTTAAAACTTGGTCAATCATTCTTAGTGAAACTTTTGTATCATCTAGATTATTAATGTGAATTGAAATTCCATAGTTATCAATTAAGAATTTGGAATTATTTTTTAGTTCAGGCAGTCTTCTATAAAAACTGTTAATTATTCTAATTGCTTTTTGTAGTTCAACAAAATTGCTAGCCGCTTGAACATTGAAAGTAATGCCATTATTATCATTATCTGGATTTAAATCAGCATTTCCAAGAGCGCTAATGGCGTGGCTATTATTATCATCATAAGCATAAATTTCAGCGCCTTCAGTTGATAGAACAAATTTTTGGTTAGTAAAAGTTTTCTTAAGCTCTGAAAATTTATAGTAACGAACATAAGGCACTTCAACACTGTAACCCTGTTTGAAAACTACATCAATTTCATTATGTGCTTCGAATGATGTTAGCTTAACTATTAGCTCAGTGGTTGAATTGGTAAAATCTGATCCAATAATTTCATAAATTGTATTCCGGTCAGCTCTTTTGGTGATTAACGAGAAAATTCGACCTCCGATAATTTTATTAAGTCAGTAAATTTGATTAATATTTACATCCTTGCTAACTGATTTGATGTCTTTATAAGTCGAGACATAGCGACTACCTAGTTCAGTAAAATTTTCTGAAGCAATATAGTTATTTAAGTAAGCCTTAGTTAATGATTTAAAAGTTGGTTTTAGTAAATAAATCATTTTGCTAATAAGAGCTTCATTAATTTCCTCAATCGTTCATCGATCTTCTAAATTAATTTCATATGGTAGTCAATTGTGAATGCTTGAGAAGAAAAGTAGTGAATTGTCATATTCTCTAGACGAGTAGAGATTAGTATTGATTTTTGAAAGTGGGTATGTACGCTCTCCTTTTGAAAGCATATACTTTTCATATTCAATGAATTTTTCTTGAACACTAGCAGTAAAATAAGTGAACATTTTAACCTTGTCATTAAAATCAAAACCATAGTAGCGGTGAAACTCTGGATTTTCTAAAACAAAGTTTCCCTTTTTTAGTGCCTTATCATATTCTTTTAGTGTCATGACTTTTGAGCTATCTTCAACAAAGGAAAAATCGGGTAAGTAATTTGTGGTAATGCTTGTCGCATTTTTAATCGTTACAAATGGTGTTGGTTCAACATGTTCTGCTGTAATTGTAATTGTTCTGACTGAGTCACCTGATTTATAAGTAACGGTACGATACCCATAGGTAACAATGTTTCTTCATTCAAGAGTTGAATATAGAAGATCATAGTAGTGTGAATTTCGAATATCATATTTATTAACTGCATAGAAGCAGGCAAACTTTGAATTATCTATAAATGTTTTTAACTCTTTTCAGTCATAGTTGTAAATTTTATTAATTTGTAATTCTTTTAGCACGAAGTCTTTAATATCTTGAAGTGAATATCGTGAATATATTTGCACTAGAATTTGGTTATTTCTGTACAATAGTGCAGCAATTTTTTCTTCACGCTCCGAAGCAAATTTATTAAATTCTTTTATAATTTTTTTATTTTTAATTAAATAACTCATAAAAAATAAACCAATAATAACAATACTAAAAGCAATAATGAAGCCGTTAGCAACTTTTCTTGCTGTAATTTTATTTTCTTTTTTATTAGTTAAAATTTCATTTTCTAGTGAATTAACAGTAATCTCATTACGCTTGTATTCTTCGAATAATGCTTTATCAGCTTCATTAGTGATTTTTTCTTTAAACACCTTGTCAAATTTATCTTTAATATTTTCAACAAGTGGTTCATAAAATTTTTGAATCGGATTGCGAAAAATATCATCCATATTGACTTCTATTTTTCGAGTTTGATTATTATCATTTTTAATTTCCATATATCCCCTTTAGATATTATTATAATAAAATAAATAAGACAATTTTTAAAACCGCCTTATTTATTGAGTTTAATTAATTTTAAAGAAATCATCGTCTTCATCCTCCACGATAGACAAACGTGGTTTTTTCTTTCAATTATGTTTTGGCTGCTCTGGATAATTGTTATCATTTTCTAGCTGATTTGAATCACTTGATTTTTGTTCTAAAATCTGATCATCTTCTAGTATATTGCTATCAAGTTCAAAATCTTCATCATCTTGTATTGGTTTAATGTCTTTTTCTTGTTGCTGGCTCTCATCTATGATATCAAACTGAATTTCATGGTCAGCTTCCTCAATTGGATGAATTTCAATTTTGCTTTGTTCTACCAGCTCATGACTTTCAGCTTGAATTGTTTCAGAAACATTATTATCATGATAATCATCTAAATGATTTTTAGCTAGCACTTGATCTTTATTCGAACGATCATCTAGACTATTATCGACATTTTCAAGTGGCTGACTTGCCGAGAT
It encodes:
- a CDS encoding phosphotransferase: MSVKFPLPINLNLNKHKNAKFSDVYSILKKEFGADLAQKISIIRFYYEDFHNKSYIGKLDNKWVQIRIPRNIIKISYDNEMEIVSHFNDYLYFKNGVVIRKWFSAVDFFKIKIDDKISWSILHCVKNFQNLNILVEKFNWLKYPIRDKKYLELVKKYKNDELVLSHNNLKRQNILVNKHGFIKLIDFEFSTLNSRYVDPVCLYFLGINKQLIINFFGLSTQKFDDYVYMLKIYNEFVYKKIYANLSVPNNVMSASMNQYNNKNFLSPNRFIVQKNHSQFDNRLSIKSIEDFYFVPTYVYEDDNILVWKWLNCPQTQEINVRQIKILAKAMRTYHDSDHIFPEYILDKKVGWYLENIDKRVLKEDFCDKAMYAKIIKWLKEIKPDANCHNNLNLDNIFFTDNLNLYIIDWAMSYRNSRFLDIAYMFENTHLKSASEIAFWKAYEMPEPNDFYKYRIMIHFLCYLRNRTLSGDCSKAGANLHRIKELWKKYVR
- a CDS encoding phosphotransferase encodes the protein MITLLKNQGFTNKTYKDDENNTFIKIKHYDDFNHKTPYEIISNLDFAPKKIFEDDERLVTEWIDGKTILATEISNEELREIGKLLITLHNSKLPFAKENQIARRFKVYREKISQLGRKIPILDKYYKKINLFLKNIDTSAPVHSDLWLFNFIKTDKNKIYITDWEYATMGDVHFDLAYFLESSNLSEQQEQSFFEGYGDDYEEKYLLVHRIIVNALIVLWINKHKVKPFDDSLYLKRVEKYMKLYLDKYQY
- a CDS encoding DNA topoisomerase subunit B, whose translation is MSRTEDVHKYEADNIQVLEGLEAVRKRPGMYIGSIGSKGLHHLIWEIVDNSVDEAMAGFATSIDINLYPDNVVEVIDNGRGMPVGIHEKTKKSAVETILTVLHAGGKFDSDTYKVSGGLHGVGASVVNALSDVFEVWVKRDGKLHYQKFINGGYPVKPLEVIGEVPLEETGTRIKFHPDYAIMEKNNIEFGNILDHSKQMAFLNRGLRINICDVAADNKISYYYEGGIIDYFGQISHVKKAIVPELIYAEGTFRDKTITNSADVMVEVVMQYNNDNFSNILSYANNINTSEGGTHVQGLYDALIRIFNNYVEENKLVKGNFDKFTRDDIKPGLYAIISVKHTDPIFEGQTKAKLESKDARIATNKIVSLKLERFMAENPEFAKRYIEKCLENRKNRINEEAQKNLNKKNDMDISGLPGKLADCSSKNPELRELFIVEGNSAGGSAKMGRDRAIQAILPLRGKVINSKKNDISTVLANKEIATMINALGTGIGEDFNINKLKYHKIVIMTDADVDGAHITTLLLTFFYSHMRPLIEYGFVYIAQPPLYKISTGKIVEYAYNDNQRDEILANLEDKRNVSIQRYKGLGEMDPEQLWETTMDPATRKMLQVQIDDVAICEMTFETLMGDEIEPRRDFIQENAKYASNIDF
- a CDS encoding LemA family protein, with the protein product MLFDTRNPQSNEGFKPNVDNTIKKPEPTGFEKFLFVLFFFLTLGFFLIGYYVRKNYLLRKINEIQEASSLIQAAEKKRRATLIKQLDAVKGYAKFENSTLTEVTRMRSKLVELENENNVTELKAQLDSIQRNINLQFEAYPDLKASQLFLQFNTEIALQEDEIYSTIRIYNMKVNSFNSQIYTFWTNCVAKKIGAYNQPLFSASEQERQDVDTSSLSEMKF